Proteins encoded by one window of Effusibacillus pohliae DSM 22757:
- the yaaA gene encoding S4 domain-containing protein YaaA: protein MAREVILISDEITLGQLLKYADIVGSGGEVKTFLQETPIRVNGEAENRRGRKLRDGDVVEIAGIGRLILKREQPV, encoded by the coding sequence TTGGCTCGCGAAGTGATTCTCATATCGGACGAAATCACGTTGGGGCAGTTGCTGAAATATGCAGATATTGTCGGTTCCGGCGGCGAGGTCAAAACGTTTTTACAGGAAACCCCGATCCGGGTCAATGGGGAAGCGGAGAACCGGCGCGGGCGCAAGCTGCGTGACGGCGATGTGGTGGAGATCGCAGGGATTGGCCGGTTGATCCTGAAGCGCGAACAGCCGGTATGA
- the remB gene encoding extracellular matrix regulator RemB, translating to MFIHLGGDVMVSSKEVIAIFDLKMKEAADSTQEFLKVAEEEGFVVVVDENESKSFVVTNRKVYFSPISSLTLKKRAGFLEDLDER from the coding sequence ATGTTCATCCATTTGGGCGGCGACGTGATGGTTTCCAGCAAGGAAGTGATCGCTATTTTCGATCTCAAGATGAAAGAGGCGGCGGACAGCACCCAGGAATTTTTGAAGGTAGCGGAAGAGGAAGGATTTGTCGTGGTGGTCGATGAAAACGAGAGCAAATCGTTTGTGGTCACCAACCGCAAAGTGTATTTTTCGCCGATTTCTTCGTTGACGCTGAAAAAACGGGCAGGTTTCCTCGAGGATCTTGACGAAAGATAG
- the gyrB gene encoding DNA topoisomerase (ATP-hydrolyzing) subunit B → MTQETHVYDESQIQVLEGLEAVRKRPGMYIGSTSARGLHHLVWEIVDNSIDEALAGRCDTIDVTIHPDNSVTVRDNGSGIPVGIHPKMGIPTVEVVLTVLHAGGKFGGEGYKVSGGLHGVGSSVVNALSEWLVVEVKREGKIHRQRFERGKTVTPLEVVGETSETGTTITFKPDPEIFTETTEFSYDTLQSRLRELAFLNAGITISLTDERYGKSQIFQYEGGIASFVEYLNQNKQTLHDPVFVAGEKDGIIAEIALQYNDGFSTNIHSFANNINTYEGGTHEIGFKSALTRVINEYGKRMNLLKEDMKLDGDDVQEGLTAVISVKIPDPQFEGQTKTKLSNSEVRGIVQTLFGEKFTDFLNENPAVAKRIVDKALMAARAREAARKARDLTRRKSALEVGSLPGKLADCTSRDASISELYIVEGDSAGGSAKQGRDSKFQAILPLRGKILNVEKARLDKILSNTEIRAIITAIGTGIGDDFDLSKARYHKIVIMTDADVDGSHIRILLLTFFYRYMKPLIDAGYIYIAQPPLYKVSKGKQTLYAYNDKDLERILDELGRTGVGIQRYKGLGEMNPDQLWETTMDPEYRTLLQVSMDDAAEADMIFDKLMGDRVEPRREFIEENAKFVRNLDI, encoded by the coding sequence ATGACGCAAGAGACGCACGTATATGACGAGTCCCAGATACAGGTGTTGGAAGGACTGGAGGCGGTTCGCAAGCGCCCCGGCATGTACATCGGATCGACTAGTGCGCGCGGATTGCATCACCTGGTGTGGGAGATCGTCGACAACAGTATCGACGAGGCGCTCGCAGGACGATGCGATACGATTGACGTCACGATTCACCCTGACAACAGTGTGACGGTCCGCGATAACGGCAGCGGAATCCCGGTCGGCATCCATCCGAAAATGGGGATTCCGACGGTCGAAGTGGTCTTGACCGTGCTGCACGCCGGCGGCAAGTTCGGCGGCGAAGGGTACAAGGTGTCGGGCGGTCTGCACGGCGTCGGCTCGTCGGTGGTGAACGCCCTGTCCGAATGGCTGGTGGTGGAGGTCAAACGGGAAGGAAAAATCCACCGGCAGCGATTTGAACGGGGCAAGACGGTCACTCCGCTGGAAGTGGTTGGCGAAACGAGTGAGACGGGCACGACGATCACTTTTAAACCGGATCCCGAAATTTTTACCGAGACCACCGAGTTTTCGTACGATACACTGCAGTCGCGGCTGCGCGAACTCGCCTTTCTGAACGCGGGCATCACGATTTCGCTGACGGACGAGCGGTACGGCAAAAGCCAGATCTTCCAATACGAGGGCGGAATTGCGTCATTTGTTGAATATCTCAATCAAAACAAGCAAACGCTGCATGACCCGGTGTTTGTGGCGGGCGAGAAAGACGGCATCATTGCGGAAATTGCGCTGCAATACAATGACGGTTTTTCCACCAACATCCATTCGTTTGCCAACAACATCAACACATATGAGGGCGGAACGCACGAAATTGGGTTCAAAAGCGCTCTCACCCGCGTCATCAACGAGTACGGAAAACGGATGAACCTGCTGAAAGAGGACATGAAACTGGACGGGGACGATGTGCAGGAGGGGCTGACGGCCGTCATTTCCGTGAAAATTCCCGATCCGCAGTTTGAAGGCCAAACGAAAACGAAGCTGAGCAACTCGGAAGTGAGAGGCATCGTCCAGACATTGTTCGGCGAGAAGTTCACCGATTTTCTGAATGAAAATCCGGCCGTCGCCAAGAGGATTGTGGATAAGGCGCTGATGGCCGCACGGGCGCGGGAAGCTGCACGGAAAGCGCGCGACCTTACACGCCGCAAAAGCGCTCTGGAAGTAGGCTCGCTGCCGGGAAAACTGGCCGACTGCACGTCGCGCGACGCTTCCATTTCCGAACTGTACATCGTCGAGGGGGATTCAGCCGGCGGATCGGCCAAGCAGGGGCGCGACAGCAAATTCCAGGCGATTCTGCCGCTGCGCGGAAAGATCCTGAATGTGGAGAAAGCCCGCTTGGACAAAATTCTCTCAAACACGGAAATCCGGGCGATCATTACGGCGATCGGCACAGGTATCGGAGACGATTTTGATCTGTCGAAAGCACGCTACCACAAAATCGTGATCATGACAGACGCGGATGTGGACGGCTCGCACATCCGGATTTTGCTGCTGACGTTCTTTTACCGGTATATGAAACCGTTGATCGATGCCGGGTATATCTATATCGCGCAACCGCCGCTGTACAAGGTGAGCAAGGGCAAACAGACGCTGTATGCGTATAACGACAAGGATCTGGAACGGATTCTCGACGAGTTGGGCCGCACCGGCGTCGGCATCCAGCGGTACAAGGGGCTTGGCGAAATGAATCCGGACCAGCTGTGGGAGACGACGATGGATCCGGAATACCGCACATTGCTGCAGGTGTCGATGGATGATGCGGCGGAGGCGGACATGATTTTTGACAAGCTGATGGGCGACCGGGTCGAACCGCGCCGGGAATTCATCGAGGAAAACGCCAAATTTGTACGCAATCTGGACATTTAG
- the recF gene encoding DNA replication/repair protein RecF (All proteins in this family for which functions are known are DNA-binding proteins that assist the filamentation of RecA onto DNA for the initiation of recombination or recombinational repair.), translated as MRLQTLELRDFRNYRSLSLRLSPQVTIFVGQNAQGKTNILESVLLLALAKSHRAGRDAEMIRWGAESAWVSGKVERSRRTYSLDLNIFERGKKVRVNGVEKRKISDFIGHLNVVLFAPEDLLLVKGGPQVRRRFLDIELGQMSPQYLHNLSRYQKVLQQRNNILKDSERVDSGLLGTLAVWDEQLVEYGTKIIRKRLEFVDKLQQFSAEIHKRITSGGEELTLEYKCSLLQQGDSPDALADRFRAQLAVRQKDDFRRGSTSVGPHRDDIEVRIDGKDVQTYGSQGQQRTAALSIKLAEIELIRHEVGEYPVLLLDDVLSELDEMRQLHLLDGMGERVQTLITTTMTYGLEQLMREKAVVYRVRNGTVSES; from the coding sequence ATGAGACTGCAAACATTGGAATTGCGGGATTTTCGCAACTACCGGTCGCTTTCCCTCCGTCTGTCTCCGCAGGTCACGATCTTTGTCGGGCAAAACGCGCAGGGCAAGACGAATATCCTGGAAAGCGTGCTGCTTCTCGCTTTGGCCAAGTCGCACCGGGCCGGGCGCGATGCGGAGATGATCCGCTGGGGAGCAGAATCGGCGTGGGTGTCAGGAAAAGTGGAGCGCAGCCGGCGAACCTATTCGCTCGACCTGAACATTTTCGAACGGGGCAAAAAAGTCCGGGTCAACGGCGTCGAAAAACGGAAGATCAGCGATTTTATCGGCCATCTGAACGTGGTGCTGTTCGCCCCTGAGGATTTGCTGCTCGTCAAAGGCGGGCCGCAGGTCAGGCGGCGGTTTCTCGACATCGAACTGGGGCAGATGAGCCCTCAATACCTGCATAATCTGTCGCGCTACCAGAAAGTGCTGCAGCAGCGGAACAACATTCTGAAAGACAGCGAGCGGGTCGATAGCGGGCTCTTGGGAACACTGGCCGTCTGGGACGAACAGCTGGTCGAGTACGGGACGAAAATCATCCGCAAGCGCCTCGAATTCGTGGACAAACTGCAGCAATTTTCAGCGGAGATTCACAAGCGGATCACCTCCGGCGGAGAAGAATTGACGTTGGAGTACAAATGTTCGCTTTTGCAGCAAGGGGATTCTCCGGATGCGTTGGCTGACCGGTTTCGTGCACAATTGGCCGTCCGGCAGAAGGACGATTTTCGCCGAGGGTCGACGTCTGTCGGACCGCACCGGGACGATATCGAAGTGCGGATTGACGGCAAAGATGTACAGACATACGGATCGCAAGGGCAACAAAGAACGGCCGCGCTGTCGATAAAGCTGGCCGAGATCGAGCTGATCCGGCATGAGGTTGGCGAGTATCCGGTTTTGCTGTTGGACGACGTGCTGTCGGAACTGGACGAGATGCGGCAGCTCCATCTGCTAGACGGCATGGGCGAACGGGTGCAAACATTGATCACGACCACCATGACCTACGGGCTCGAACAATTGATGCGGGAGAAAGCGGTTGTCTACCGGGTTCGCAACGGGACTGTCAGCGAATCGTAA
- the dnaN gene encoding DNA polymerase III subunit beta, with translation MKLSIDRNTLLSAIQNVQKAVSSKTTMPVLSGIKIAAERNGLKMTATDLETGIETILPADIGEEPKVQIMEEGAIVLSARYFSEIVRKLPYSTVELEVKQNYLTVIRSGSSEFMLHGLHPEEFPRLPQISGDQTFSIPAVVLKDMIRQTVPAVSTEEIRPVLTGVVASLNDGQLRFVATDSHRLAQRTAAVEAPAALAFGNVIIPGRSLSELGRLLPDDDSLVDVVIADNQILFKLEHTKFYSRLIEGQYPDTSRIIPTVFKTKIRVGTKVLLDAVERAALIARDNDNHVVRLNIKPDRLEISSTSAEIGKVSETIHPSEFSGDELLIAFNAKYVIDALRVVEGEEITVEFTGSMSPFLIKQPDYPNYIHLILPVRIN, from the coding sequence GTGAAACTTTCGATTGACCGCAACACGCTGCTGTCTGCCATTCAAAACGTGCAAAAGGCGGTGTCGAGCAAAACAACGATGCCCGTTTTGTCGGGCATTAAGATTGCCGCCGAGCGGAACGGTCTGAAAATGACCGCCACCGACCTGGAAACGGGCATTGAAACGATCCTTCCCGCGGACATAGGGGAAGAGCCGAAGGTGCAGATTATGGAAGAAGGGGCGATCGTTCTGTCCGCCCGTTATTTTTCGGAAATCGTCCGGAAACTGCCGTATTCGACGGTAGAACTGGAAGTCAAGCAAAATTATCTGACGGTGATTCGTTCCGGTTCCTCCGAGTTTATGCTGCACGGGCTGCATCCTGAGGAATTTCCCAGATTGCCGCAGATTTCCGGGGATCAGACGTTCAGCATCCCGGCTGTTGTGTTAAAAGATATGATCCGGCAGACGGTCCCGGCTGTTTCCACGGAAGAGATACGGCCGGTGCTGACCGGTGTCGTCGCTTCTCTCAACGATGGGCAGCTCCGGTTTGTTGCAACCGACAGCCACCGGCTGGCGCAGCGGACTGCGGCGGTGGAAGCGCCCGCTGCTCTGGCGTTTGGCAATGTGATCATTCCGGGCAGAAGCTTGTCCGAGTTAGGCCGCCTACTGCCTGACGATGACAGCCTGGTGGACGTGGTGATTGCCGACAACCAGATTTTGTTCAAACTGGAACATACGAAGTTCTATTCGCGCTTGATCGAAGGACAATACCCGGATACGTCGCGCATCATTCCGACCGTGTTCAAAACGAAAATCCGCGTCGGTACGAAAGTTCTGCTGGATGCGGTGGAACGGGCCGCCCTGATCGCGCGCGATAACGATAACCATGTGGTGCGTTTGAACATCAAGCCGGACCGGTTGGAGATTTCGTCGACTTCGGCGGAGATCGGCAAGGTGTCGGAAACGATCCATCCGTCCGAATTCAGTGGTGACGAACTGCTGATCGCGTTCAACGCCAAATACGTGATCGACGCGCTGCGGGTTGTGGAAGGGGAAGAGATTACGGTAGAATTTACAGGTTCGATGAGTCCGTTTCTGATCAAACAACCGGACTACCCAAACTATATTCACCTAATTTTGCCCGTTCGCATCAATTAA